The DNA region TCTGGTTCTATGCGCCCGTGCTGCTGGGGTTGATGCTGCCCTGGTCGCTGAAGCTGTGGCGCCTGGCCGACAGGGCATATTGGCGCAATCTCCAACACCAACGCATACGCAGTCTCATGCTGATCTGGTTGCTGTTCGTGCTGGTGTTTTTCTCGCTGCCCAATTCCAAGTTGGTCGGTTATATCTTGCCGGCCATCGCGCCTTTCGCCTACTTTGTCGCCGAGGCCTGGGCGCCCCGGTTGGCAGGCACCAGCGGGGCACGCTCTTTACGCATGCTGGGCAGCTTTCTGGCCATATCGCTGTCTATCTGCATTGCAGCGGCGATGGTGATGGTGGCCTGGCCGCAACCGGGCACCAAAGCGCTGGCACTGAATCTGAAATCCTACTATGGGCCCTCCGACAAAATCGTCATGCTTGAGCGGTATCGCTATGACTTGCCGTTTTATCTTGGTGCGGGCAAGTCCATTTTTGTGGTGTCGGACTGGGACGATCCCGAATTGCAGAGTACCGACAACTGGCGGCGAGAGCTTTACGATGCCGGAAGGTTTGATCCCGTTGCCGCCGCAAATCTGCTGATCAACAAGCAGGGGCTACTGCGCAAACTGTGCAATGACCGCGTCGTTGACCTATGGCTGATGGGGCAACACGATAGCCCCACCCGCTATCCCTACTTGCAAGGTTGGGTGCCCGATCTGCAAGACGGGAAACTGCGTGTATGGCATGTGCCGGCTGGCGCCCCACTTACGTTTTGCGCCGAAATGCCCAAAGACGTCCAAGAATAAAGGTCATACCTGCAATGGCAATTAAAATCAGGGCCAGCAACAGGTCGTAAGGAAGGTCGGTAGCATGCAGCAACCAGGCGTATGACAGTTCGTTTACGCCAAAACCCAGGGCCGAGACGGCAAAGAAGCGGCGCGCCGCTAGCCCCATGGGGGCGTGCTGATGCCGGAAGGTGAGGCGGAAGTGGCCGGCAAACGAAACGCCAAAAGCTACCAGCCATCCGGCGATGTTGGCTATCAGCGGCGGTAATCCGCCCAGCGAGACCGCCAAGACCACCACCAACCAGTGTGTCGCGGCGGCAGCGCTGCCCACTGCAATAAAGCAAGCCAATTGGCGTACCAGTTTCTGCATTGTTGTTGTTTTCCGGAGTAGGCGTGTGGCCGAAGCAGGTAAAAAGCAGATCGTGATCTGCGCGGACGATTTTGGCATGAATCCTGCCGTGGATGCGGGTATCTTGCATCTGGCCAAGCTTGGGCGGCTAAATGCCACCAGTTGCCTGGTGGAAGGCCCCAGCTTTGCTGCGGGTGCCCAGGCGCTGACGCAATCCGGCCTGCAGCTTGGCCTGCACTTGAACTTCACCGAATCGCTGCAGCAGGCGGGGCTCTATTTGCCGGTGTCGTCCTTGATCATGCATGCCTGGCTGCGTCGCCTGGATGCTCAGGCGGTAGCGCGGCAGATCGCCAGGCAATTGGACGCTTTCGAGTCGCTGCTTGGCCGCGCGCCCGACTTCATAGATGGGCATCAGCATATCCATCAGTTCCCTCAAATACGCAGCGCCTTGCTGGACCAAGTGCAACGACGCTATGCAAAAAACCCACCGTGGCTGCGGTGTACGCAGGCGGCCGCCATGCCGGGCATGTCCTGGTCTTTGCAACTGAAGGCCTGGACCATAGAGGCGCTGGGTGCGCGTCAGTTTGCGCGAGCGGCACAGCGCCGTGGTTTGCCGCTGAACCGACGGTTTCTTGGCGTGTATGACTTTCAGGGTGGACAGCCGGTTTATGCCGCGCTGCTACAGCAGTGGTTCAAGCACGCGCGCGATGGGGATGTGATCATGTGTCATCCGGCCGCCGATGCTTATCCGACTGATGGGCTTGGTCCGCAACGGGTGGCCGAGTTCCAGGTGCTGCAAAGTGCGGTGGTTGGCGAATGGATGCAGCAGTACGGCGTGGTGCTAAGTTAAGCGCAAGGGGCGGGCATCAGGGCTTGCGCGCTGCCGGTGCCGGACATACTATCGATTCCAAGCTGATTCACAAGCACAAAACCAGGAGTCCGATATGTCCCTACCATTCAATGCGCTGACCGATAATTTCGCGGTGGCGCCTCAGTTGTCCCCCAGGATATGCAAGCCGTCGCCGATGCGGGCTTCAAAAGCGTCATCATCAATCGACCGGATCTGGAAGGTGGTCCTGACCAGCCCAGCTCTACTGACGTCATGGCTGCGGCGCAGGATGCCGGGCTGCAGGCTGTTTATCAGCCCGTCGTCAGCGGTGCGATGACGCAAGAGGATGTGCAGCGGTTTAGCGAACTGCTGCAGACCTTGCCTCAGCCCGTGCTGGCTTATTGCCGTACGGGCACGCGTTGCACGCATTTGTTCCAGGCAGCGGGCACTTCTTGATCCAGATCAAAACCAGTGTATTCACCAGCTATGTTTTGCAGGGTGCACAGGTTATGCTGATGGGCATTCGATACTCATGGGGGCTATATCATGTTTAAAAAAATACTTATACCAACTGATGGTTCCGCATTGTCGGCGCAGGCCGCCAACAAGGGCGTATGTTTTGCCCGCGAGATCGGTGCCGAGATCGTAGCGCTGTACGTCACCCAGCCATTTGCGGCTACGGTGGGCTTCGACGGCATGGCGGCAGCTTATGCCATTACTGACGAAGACTACGACAAGACGGCACAAGAGCAAGCGCAAAAATACCTTAAGTCCGTGCTCGATCGCGCCGCCACCGCCGGTGTGCCAGCGCGCGGCAGGGCGGTATCCAATTTCAATGTGGCCGATGGCCTGGTGCAAGCCGCCGAAGAAGAAGGCTGCGACCTTATCTTCATTGGCAGTCACGGCCGCAGCGGTCTGTCACGTTTGCTGCTGGGCAGCGTCACCATCAAGGTGCTCAGCCTGGCCAGAACCGCAGTGCTCGTTTATCGGGTGAAAGAAGCCACTTAAACAGCAGCGTTCCTCGGGGCGGGTGTCAAACGTTCCTTGTTCTGCATAATGGCTATGCGGGCGACTTCGCTAAGTGCGACGTCGCCTGATTTTCCATCGGGATGCTGGTCCAGGAACGCCAGGATCGCAATACGCATGCGCGGCTCCCAGAACTTCTGGATGTGGTTGGCAATGCCTTCCAGCCCCTCAGCGCGGTCGGGCATGGCCTCGAAAAAATAGCCGATGCGGTTGGCAAGCTTGATGAGGTGGTCGATGTTTTTCAAACAAGGCTCCCGGCGCCCCCAGAAATTCGGGGTGGCTGTAAATGGTAAAGAATTGCTCGCGTGCGAAGCCGGCAAGCATCACATTCAGTTCGTCGGCAAGGTCCGCTGCATAGCTCGTGGGCGCCGACACCGCCACGACGGCAGATATGCCGGCTGCAGCAGCCTTCTGCACCATTTCAAAACTGGCCCGGCTTGAAATCACTGCAATGCCAGGGGCCGGGTCGATAGTCTGGCGCAGCAAATGTCCTATCAGTTTGTCCAGCGCATTGTGGCGGCCGACATCCTCACGCACATGCTGTATGGCGCCCGAGGCGTCGGCCCAGCCGGCGGCATGGGTGGCGCCGCTGGCCAGGTGCATAGGTTGACGTGCGCGCAGCTGTTCAACCGCTGTCGCGATGGCATCTGTAGAAAACGCCGCGGGCCTAGGCGTCAGGGGGCCAAGTTCGCGCCGCACCTCGTCCAGGCTCTCTATGCCGCATAAGCCGCAGCCGGTGCGTCCGGCCAGGCTGCGTCGGCGCAGCTTCAATTCGTGCAGGCAGGCGCTGGCTATGGTTAGCGCTAGTGTGATGCCTTGCGGGCTGGTCACGACATCAGCGTCATAGATATCGCCGGCCTTGCGGATAATGCCTTCCGTAAAGGAAAAGCCATAGGCCAAATCCAGCAGGTCGGCGGGCGTGGCCAGTAAGGTCGCGTGGCTGATGCCATTGAACTGCAGCGCAACCGGCACTTCTTCCGCCAGGGTGTCGGTCTGGGCATAGCCCCGCGTAGCGCGGCCGCTGCGCCACACCGACCGGGTGCACAGGCCGGGTAGGACGGCATCGTTGTCGGAGCGCTGGGGCCTGTTAGGCGTCATGGCTTGGTCTCAATCTTGCGATGCCGCTACCACTGGCTGCGGGGTAGGCGCTGTCTGCGGAACCGATGCCGGTGTAGGGTCGGCTGCCAGGCCGTCCTGCTGGCCTTGGCGTTGCGCCAGCAAACCCAGCTGGATGTCGCTGAAGCGCGACCACCGCGCCTGCCACTGAGAGGGTTCCGTCACCAGCCTGGCCTGTACGGCTGTGACCTTGTACTCGGGGCAGTCCGTCGCCCAGTCGGTGCTGTCGGTGGTGACCACGTTGGCGCCGGACTCGGGGAAGTGGAAGGTGGTGTACAGCACGCCGGGCTGCACTCGCTCGGTGACGTCGGCGCGCAAGACGGTTTCTCCGGCACGGCTGGCTACCGCCACCATGTCGCCGTGCCGGATGCCGCGGTCTTCGGCGTCTTGAGGATGAATCTCCAGCAGGTCTTCGCTGTGCCAAACCACATTGGGCGTGCGGCGGGTTTGCGCCCCGACGTTGTACTGGGACAGAATGCGACCGGTGGTCAGCAGCAGCGGATACTTGCGTGTGCTGCGCTCTTCGCTGGGCACATATTTGGTGATCATGAAGCGGCCCTTGCCGCGCACGAACTCGTCCACGTGCATGGTGGGCGTGCCATCGGGCGCCTGCTCGTTGCATGGCCACTGCACGCTGCCGCCCAGTTCGTCGATCTTGTCGAAAGACACCCCCGCGAAGGTGGGCGTCAGCCGTGCGATCTCGTCCATGATCTGGGACGGATGGCTGTAGTTCATGGGATAGCCCAGGGCATTGGACAGGGCACAGGTGGCCTCCCAGTCGGCCTTGCCGGCCTTGGGCTCCATTACCTTGCGCACCCGCGACACGCGCCGTTCTGCGTTGGTGAAGGTGCCATCTTTTTCCAGGAAGGACGAGCCTGGCAAGAACACGTGAGCGTATTTGGCCGTTTCGTTCAGGAAAATGTCTTGCACGATGATGCACTCCATAGCCGCCAGCGCCTGGGCCACGTGTTGCGTGTTCGGGTCCGACTGCACGATGTCTTCGCCCTGGCAATAAAGGCCCTTGAACGAGCCGCTGATGGCGGCGTCAAACATATTGGGAATACGCAGGCCGGGCTCGGGCTGCAGCGTAACGCCCCAGTCCTGTTCGAATTGCTGTCGTACCTTGTCGTCCGAGATGTGTCGGTAGCCTGGCAGCTCGTGCGGGAAAGAGCCCATATCGCAGGAGCCCTGGACGTTGTTCTGCCCGCGTAGCGGGTTGACGCCAACCCCCTCGCGGCCCAGGTTGCCGGTAGCCATGGCCAGGTTGGCGATGGCCATGACTGTGGTCGAGCCTTGGCTGTGTTCGGTAACGCCCAGGCCGTAATAAATAGAGCCGTTGCCCCCAGTGGCGAACAGGCGGGCGGCGCCGCGCAGTGCTGCCGCCGAAACGCCGGTTTCGGCTTCCATGGCCTCGGGGGAGTTTTCCGGCAGCGATACGAAGTCACGCCATTGTTCGAAGGCGACAGGCTCGCACCGTTCCGCCACAAAGGCCTCGTCGATCAGGCCTTCGGTGGCGATGACATGGGCCATGGAGGTAAGCAGTGCGGTGTTGGTGCCGGGCCGCACGGGCAGATGAAAGTCGGCCTTTACGTGGGGGCCATCAACCAATTCGATCTGGCGCGGGTCTATCACAATAAGCTTGGCGCCTTCACGCAGCCGCCGCTTCAGGCGGGAAGCAAACACGGGATGGGCAGCGCTGGGGTTTGCGCCCATCAAGATTACGACGTCGGTGAACATGACCGAGTCGAAGGTTTGCGTGCCGGCCGATTCGCCCAGCGTGGTCTTCAAGCCATAACCGGTGGGCGAGTGGCACACGCGAGCGCAGGTATCCACATTATTCGTGCCGAAGGCGGCGCGCACGAGCTTCTGGACAAGATAGGTTTCTTCGTTGGTGCAGCGCGAGGATGTAATGCCGCCGACCGAGTCGCGGCCATATTTGTTCTGGATGCGGCGCAGCTCGGATGCTGCATAAGCTATGGCCTCGTCCCAGCTGACTTCACGCCATGGTTGCGAGATGTCGCTGCGTATCATGGGCTTGAGCATGCGGTCCTGGTGCGTGGCGTAACCCCAGGCAAATCGCCCTTTCACACAAGAGTGGCCGCGGTTGGCCTGGCCGTCTTTCCAGGGCACCATGCGCACGACTTCCTGGCCTTTCATCTCGGCCTTGAAGGCGCAGCCTACGCCGCAATAGGCGCAGGTCGTGATCACGGAATGCTCGGCTTGCCCCATATCGATTACCGATTTCTCGATCAGCGAAGAAGTCGGACAAGCCTGCACACAGGCGCCGCAGGAAACGCAGTCGCTTTCCAAAAAACTATCGTTCTGGCCAGCCGTGATGCGCGACTCGAAGCCGCGGCCGTCGACCGTCAGCGCGAAGGTGCCTTGTACCTCGTCGCAAGCCCTTACACAGCGGCTGCAAACAATGCACTTGGAGGGGTCGTAGGCAAAATAGGGATTGGACTCGTCGATGGGTTCGGACAAGTGATTGGCGCCGTCCTGACCATAGCGCACATTGCGCAGGCCTACGACGCCGGCCATGTCCTGTAGCTCGCAATCGCCGTTGGCCGGGCAGGTCAGGCAGTCCAGTGGGTGGTCCGAAATATAGAGCTCCATTACACCGCGCCGCAGTTCGTGCAACTTGGGTGTTTCCGTCCAGATGACCATGCCTTCTTCTACTGGCGTGGTGCAGGACGCCGGATAGCCGCGTCGGCCTT from Pollutimonas thiosulfatoxidans includes:
- a CDS encoding GtrA family protein, which gives rise to MQKLVRQLACFIAVGSAAAATHWLVVVLAVSLGGLPPLIANIAGWLVAFGVSFAGHFRLTFRHQHAPMGLAARRFFAVSALGFGVNELSYAWLLHATDLPYDLLLALILIAIAGMTFILGRLWAFRRKT
- a CDS encoding ChbG/HpnK family deacetylase, whose product is MAEAGKKQIVICADDFGMNPAVDAGILHLAKLGRLNATSCLVEGPSFAAGAQALTQSGLQLGLHLNFTESLQQAGLYLPVSSLIMHAWLRRLDAQAVARQIARQLDAFESLLGRAPDFIDGHQHIHQFPQIRSALLDQVQRRYAKNPPWLRCTQAAAMPGMSWSLQLKAWTIEALGARQFARAAQRRGLPLNRRFLGVYDFQGGQPVYAALLQQWFKHARDGDVIMCHPAADAYPTDGLGPQRVAEFQVLQSAVVGEWMQQYGVVLS
- a CDS encoding universal stress protein, which codes for MFKKILIPTDGSALSAQAANKGVCFAREIGAEIVALYVTQPFAATVGFDGMAAAYAITDEDYDKTAQEQAQKYLKSVLDRAATAGVPARGRAVSNFNVADGLVQAAEEEGCDLIFIGSHGRSGLSRLLLGSVTIKVLSLARTAVLVYRVKEAT
- a CDS encoding formate dehydrogenase subunit delta, yielding MPDRAEGLEGIANHIQKFWEPRMRIAILAFLDQHPDGKSGDVALSEVARIAIMQNKERLTPAPRNAAV
- the fdhD gene encoding formate dehydrogenase accessory sulfurtransferase FdhD, which produces MTPNRPQRSDNDAVLPGLCTRSVWRSGRATRGYAQTDTLAEEVPVALQFNGISHATLLATPADLLDLAYGFSFTEGIIRKAGDIYDADVVTSPQGITLALTIASACLHELKLRRRSLAGRTGCGLCGIESLDEVRRELGPLTPRPAAFSTDAIATAVEQLRARQPMHLASGATHAAGWADASGAIQHVREDVGRHNALDKLIGHLLRQTIDPAPGIAVISSRASFEMVQKAAAAGISAVVAVSAPTSYAADLADELNVMLAGFAREQFFTIYSHPEFLGAPGALFEKHRPPHQACQPHRLFFRGHARPR
- the fdhF gene encoding formate dehydrogenase subunit alpha, whose product is MLETIIQRERDFGTPPSTSTQMLRVTVDGTEMTVPSGTSVMRAAAQAGINIPKLCASDTLEAFGSCRLCLVQIEGRRGYPASCTTPVEEGMVIWTETPKLHELRRGVMELYISDHPLDCLTCPANGDCELQDMAGVVGLRNVRYGQDGANHLSEPIDESNPYFAYDPSKCIVCSRCVRACDEVQGTFALTVDGRGFESRITAGQNDSFLESDCVSCGACVQACPTSSLIEKSVIDMGQAEHSVITTCAYCGVGCAFKAEMKGQEVVRMVPWKDGQANRGHSCVKGRFAWGYATHQDRMLKPMIRSDISQPWREVSWDEAIAYAASELRRIQNKYGRDSVGGITSSRCTNEETYLVQKLVRAAFGTNNVDTCARVCHSPTGYGLKTTLGESAGTQTFDSVMFTDVVILMGANPSAAHPVFASRLKRRLREGAKLIVIDPRQIELVDGPHVKADFHLPVRPGTNTALLTSMAHVIATEGLIDEAFVAERCEPVAFEQWRDFVSLPENSPEAMEAETGVSAAALRGAARLFATGGNGSIYYGLGVTEHSQGSTTVMAIANLAMATGNLGREGVGVNPLRGQNNVQGSCDMGSFPHELPGYRHISDDKVRQQFEQDWGVTLQPEPGLRIPNMFDAAISGSFKGLYCQGEDIVQSDPNTQHVAQALAAMECIIVQDIFLNETAKYAHVFLPGSSFLEKDGTFTNAERRVSRVRKVMEPKAGKADWEATCALSNALGYPMNYSHPSQIMDEIARLTPTFAGVSFDKIDELGGSVQWPCNEQAPDGTPTMHVDEFVRGKGRFMITKYVPSEERSTRKYPLLLTTGRILSQYNVGAQTRRTPNVVWHSEDLLEIHPQDAEDRGIRHGDMVAVASRAGETVLRADVTERVQPGVLYTTFHFPESGANVVTTDSTDWATDCPEYKVTAVQARLVTEPSQWQARWSRFSDIQLGLLAQRQGQQDGLAADPTPASVPQTAPTPQPVVAASQD